One genomic segment of Anaerobiospirillum thomasii includes these proteins:
- the rpmA gene encoding 50S ribosomal protein L27: MAHKKAGGSVRNGRDSQAQRLGVKRYAGELVSAGSIIVRQRGTHFHPGENVGIGRDDTLFAKKTGKVQFVTRGPKGRKFVQIVEEQVA; the protein is encoded by the coding sequence ATGGCACACAAAAAAGCTGGCGGTTCCGTTCGTAACGGCCGCGATTCCCAGGCTCAGCGTTTAGGTGTAAAGCGTTACGCTGGTGAGTTAGTTTCAGCTGGCAGCATCATCGTTCGTCAGCGCGGTACCCACTTCCACCCAGGTGAGAACGTAGGTATCGGCCGTGATGATACCTTATTTGCCAAGAAGACTGGCAAGGTTCAGTTTGTAACTCGTGGTCCTAAGGGCCGTAAGTTTGTACAGATCGTTGAAGAGCAGGTTGCTTAA
- the rplU gene encoding 50S ribosomal protein L21 — MYAVIFCGGKQHKVSEGDVLSVELLDAEAGSTIELDKVLLLSDGTNIKVGAPYVEGAKVTAEVLGVHGGEKIKIVKFRRRKHHQKVTGHRQWYTDLKITGIAG; from the coding sequence ATGTACGCGGTTATATTTTGCGGCGGTAAACAGCACAAGGTCTCCGAGGGCGACGTGCTAAGCGTTGAGCTCCTCGATGCTGAAGCTGGCAGCACCATTGAATTAGACAAAGTTTTATTACTTTCAGATGGCACTAACATCAAGGTTGGCGCTCCTTACGTTGAAGGTGCAAAGGTTACTGCTGAGGTTTTAGGCGTTCACGGTGGCGAGAAGATTAAGATTGTTAAATTCCGTCGTCGTAAGCACCATCAGAAGGTTACTGGCCACCGTCAGTGGTACACAGATTTAAAGATTACCGGTATTGCCGGTTAG
- a CDS encoding dihydrofolate reductase: protein MASVEIVVAIARNFVIGKDKKIPWHLSDDLKHFKAVTVPHPIVMGRRTFESVGRVLPQRENVVVTRAADLGVHDEHLHLVPSLQAAIELFKDSEKIMITGGFALYKEALALTDVIHLTRINRDFEGDTFFPDFSHLNFRLENKTEHFAPDLECSYSFETWVR from the coding sequence ATGGCATCAGTTGAAATAGTAGTGGCTATAGCCAGGAATTTTGTTATTGGCAAAGATAAGAAAATTCCCTGGCATTTAAGCGACGATCTTAAGCATTTTAAGGCTGTAACTGTTCCTCATCCTATAGTGATGGGGCGCAGAACCTTTGAGTCTGTGGGCAGAGTATTGCCACAAAGAGAAAATGTGGTAGTAACCAGAGCTGCAGATCTTGGAGTGCATGATGAGCATCTGCATCTTGTCCCATCTTTACAGGCGGCCATTGAGCTCTTTAAAGACAGTGAAAAAATAATGATTACAGGTGGTTTTGCACTGTACAAAGAGGCTCTGGCATTGACTGATGTTATACATCTGACACGTATAAACAGAGATTTTGAAGGGGATACCTTCTTCCCTGATTTTTCACATTTAAATTTCAGACTTGAGAACAAGACTGAGCATTTTGCACCCGATCTTGAGTGCAGCTACAGTTTTGAAACCTGGGTAAGATAA
- a CDS encoding IS1634 family transposase: MASKDKNQNHPVFKNVVASKRTYAYALLQGKSVWNAEKGYSTRVAPTQIGSIKSKDGIGECVFNINFLSENPEFIPWKVIRVGQGKFEYERRSEAEIKEIKQKLADSQDILDDIKANPSKPGIRTKASVARNSGSATPKTCGTARKFGDYYLLKSFMDKMPSFNILKKIMPDDKYILLVYMIMTCLSKGIKSISYEIEAFVREHALDLDINSYKDHIQRLYKYIDENGVINEFAKFKTQYHKKKNGNKHMQFLALDGTNVDNAGNCLTKAQYGKSKSGTDNKVINFITLVDQSTHELFSTVTYAGNITDVLTVESVCRQLVDRGAGDNISLVCDRGFWSINNISAMLEHNISFVCNCNIAKSKLIKEQVDAISRDLLRDRGLVFSSSADITDTAPKLLAGKTIQLPWSYTQKILSKMARENNESYKPVRQKEKNLYVHFIFSREIYEESMNKYRVLIKELNDAYDIASNWQEVIAGKEPSELTAAHTNLLKDKLVDLFQYSDEVADTDSSFDKKEQPQQRYYPRYYAISRLCRQIATRVLVSDCVDNVIEANEIYAQRNNVEVGYSIIKGELGGSTLNASTDKTVNAKVFILSLASEVQRQMLEANKVFNKEQIKNNLHPVKLCHNSFRGTLRSLEAIEATIDKENGSIIFSGGILKRQSELIRSFGIEPLDTLTRAAYAKEEGFSFKR, translated from the coding sequence ATGGCCAGTAAAGATAAGAATCAAAATCACCCAGTTTTCAAGAACGTTGTTGCCAGCAAGAGAACCTATGCCTATGCTCTCTTGCAGGGGAAATCTGTATGGAATGCTGAAAAAGGCTATTCAACCCGTGTGGCACCAACTCAGATTGGATCTATCAAAAGCAAAGATGGTATTGGTGAGTGTGTTTTTAATATTAACTTTCTCTCTGAAAATCCTGAGTTTATTCCATGGAAGGTTATACGTGTGGGGCAGGGAAAGTTTGAGTACGAAAGACGCTCAGAAGCTGAAATCAAGGAAATAAAACAAAAACTAGCCGACTCTCAGGATATTTTGGATGATATTAAAGCAAATCCATCTAAACCTGGCATACGCACCAAGGCCTCTGTTGCTAGAAATTCTGGCTCTGCTACCCCCAAGACCTGCGGCACTGCTCGTAAGTTTGGCGATTATTATCTGCTCAAATCCTTTATGGATAAGATGCCATCATTTAATATCCTTAAAAAGATTATGCCTGATGACAAATACATCCTGCTGGTATACATGATAATGACCTGTCTGTCCAAGGGTATTAAATCTATATCTTATGAGATTGAGGCTTTTGTCAGAGAGCACGCTCTTGATTTAGATATAAACTCTTATAAAGATCATATACAGAGACTGTATAAATACATAGATGAAAACGGCGTTATAAATGAGTTTGCCAAATTTAAAACTCAGTATCATAAAAAGAAAAATGGCAATAAGCACATGCAGTTTCTGGCTCTTGATGGTACTAACGTAGACAATGCCGGCAACTGCCTGACTAAGGCACAGTACGGCAAATCTAAAAGCGGTACAGACAACAAGGTTATTAATTTTATAACACTGGTTGACCAGAGCACACATGAGCTGTTTTCCACTGTTACATATGCAGGCAATATTACAGATGTGCTGACTGTGGAGTCAGTATGCAGGCAGCTTGTGGACAGAGGCGCCGGCGACAATATATCTTTAGTCTGTGACAGGGGATTCTGGTCTATCAACAATATCTCGGCCATGCTTGAGCATAATATATCCTTTGTGTGCAACTGTAATATAGCCAAGAGCAAACTTATCAAAGAGCAGGTAGATGCAATATCACGCGATCTGCTAAGAGACAGGGGTCTGGTTTTTAGCAGTAGCGCAGATATTACAGACACTGCTCCTAAACTGCTTGCAGGAAAGACTATACAGCTCCCATGGTCTTATACACAGAAGATTCTAAGTAAAATGGCAAGAGAAAATAATGAGTCTTACAAGCCTGTAAGGCAAAAAGAGAAAAATCTGTATGTACACTTTATTTTCTCCCGCGAGATATATGAAGAGAGCATGAATAAATATCGGGTTTTAATCAAAGAGCTCAATGATGCCTATGATATAGCCAGCAACTGGCAGGAGGTTATTGCAGGTAAAGAGCCATCTGAGCTTACTGCCGCTCATACCAATCTTTTAAAAGACAAGCTCGTTGATTTATTTCAATATAGTGATGAGGTTGCAGACACTGACTCCTCTTTTGACAAAAAGGAGCAGCCTCAACAACGCTATTACCCAAGATACTATGCCATATCAAGGCTATGCAGACAAATAGCCACCAGAGTTCTGGTTTCTGACTGTGTGGATAATGTTATTGAGGCAAATGAAATATATGCGCAGAGAAATAATGTAGAGGTGGGCTATAGTATCATTAAAGGCGAGCTTGGAGGCTCTACACTCAATGCCTCCACCGATAAGACAGTAAATGCCAAAGTATTCATACTGTCTCTTGCATCAGAGGTGCAAAGACAAATGCTCGAGGCTAATAAAGTCTTTAATAAAGAGCAGATTAAAAACAATCTGCATCCTGTAAAGCTTTGTCATAACTCATTTAGAGGCACACTGCGCTCTCTGGAGGCTATAGAGGCCACTATTGATAAAGAAAATGGATCTATAATATTCTCTGGAGGAATATTAAAAAGGCAGTCTGAGTTAATACGCTCATTTGGCATTGAGCCATTAGATACGCTGACACGTGCAGCATATGCCAAAGAAGAGGGTTTTAGCTTTAAACGATAG
- a CDS encoding IS1634 family transposase, whose amino-acid sequence MHNIQQYREQRADLVEKHIKGIDISQADLQRKTVSISLNYGLWALKPLWDNVLTLKRHIYYIQNSKSSVQFDVNAVLSYLTFLKVVDPKSQFKAFNHQTKFLCSPLKDIGLHDLYRALDFAHKFKDEIFIHIHNRICDNFNRSMTMVFYDCTNCYFESPYDDKQLLERKVINYIKAQKLNDGMSLKEFEEYINSQEFSDAFTTKFNEAIDDGEQLVRMHGLSKEHRFDLPLISVALVIDDKGIPIDFEIFAGNTSEYKTLPVLIEQMKSKYDIKTAVVVADRGLNSLGNLLNLLDHKLGFIVAQKVTALSSELESQMLDLKSYTKTSAQDTNIRASDVSFIDIFDENLDYIDKEINTYGANNLYYRKLPYVKSGYITDPSTGKKRKEKVECQIVFTFSESRKKRDIAQLESDIIKARKAVEDQKDMAPVCSSGWRSIVQVKVTDADSAQGKKESLYIAKGLKEELIKKRRRLAGFSAMVYKKPEDIKEELNDADILSSYKKLVRIEDCFRVMKSNFSIRPMFVRNKEHISGHITICVMALILLRILQIKIEESGNKLSVDEISSALRNANIVAHSSNGIDGYFTNAQCHDNIYSIENTKIDPLDPMLTPIDRYINKLKNGQSHIDIILKSVNLASLIGAMNAKDVARSLKVFGGYEQLVGADNCKIQSYMAQA is encoded by the coding sequence TTGCACAATATTCAACAATATAGAGAGCAAAGGGCAGATCTAGTTGAGAAACATATTAAAGGCATTGATATTTCCCAGGCAGATTTACAAAGAAAGACCGTATCCATAAGTCTTAACTATGGGCTTTGGGCTTTAAAACCTTTATGGGATAACGTACTGACGTTAAAGCGTCATATTTACTATATTCAGAACAGTAAAAGCTCAGTACAGTTTGATGTAAATGCTGTGTTATCTTATCTGACTTTTCTAAAGGTGGTTGATCCAAAATCTCAGTTTAAGGCCTTTAATCATCAAACAAAGTTTTTATGTTCGCCTCTTAAGGATATAGGCTTGCACGACCTATACAGGGCTTTGGACTTTGCCCATAAGTTTAAGGATGAAATTTTTATCCATATACACAATCGTATCTGTGATAATTTCAATCGCTCGATGACCATGGTCTTCTATGACTGCACCAACTGCTATTTTGAGTCACCATATGATGATAAACAGCTTTTAGAGCGTAAGGTAATCAACTATATCAAGGCTCAAAAACTTAATGATGGTATGTCACTTAAGGAGTTTGAGGAGTACATTAATTCTCAGGAATTTAGTGATGCCTTTACAACCAAGTTCAATGAAGCCATAGATGATGGTGAGCAACTTGTACGTATGCATGGTTTATCGAAGGAGCATAGGTTTGACTTACCACTAATTTCTGTAGCTTTAGTCATTGATGATAAAGGCATACCAATTGATTTTGAAATTTTTGCAGGAAATACCTCAGAGTATAAGACTTTACCTGTTCTTATTGAGCAGATGAAGAGTAAATATGACATTAAAACAGCAGTCGTTGTTGCAGATAGAGGGCTAAACTCACTTGGTAACCTTTTAAATCTTTTAGATCACAAACTTGGTTTTATTGTAGCTCAAAAGGTTACGGCGCTTAGCAGTGAACTTGAATCTCAGATGCTAGATCTTAAATCATACACTAAGACCAGTGCACAGGATACCAATATACGAGCTTCTGATGTAAGCTTTATCGATATATTTGATGAAAATCTTGATTATATTGATAAAGAAATAAATACATACGGAGCTAATAATCTGTACTACCGTAAACTTCCATATGTAAAGAGCGGTTATATTACCGACCCATCAACAGGTAAAAAGCGTAAGGAAAAAGTAGAATGTCAGATTGTCTTTACCTTTAGTGAGTCTCGTAAAAAAAGAGATATAGCACAACTTGAGAGTGATATTATCAAAGCGCGCAAAGCTGTTGAGGACCAAAAAGATATGGCCCCCGTATGTAGCTCTGGCTGGCGTTCTATAGTACAGGTAAAAGTTACAGATGCAGACAGTGCACAGGGTAAAAAAGAAAGCCTGTATATAGCAAAGGGATTAAAGGAAGAGCTAATTAAAAAGCGCAGACGTCTTGCCGGCTTTAGTGCTATGGTTTATAAAAAACCTGAAGATATAAAAGAAGAGCTTAATGATGCTGATATTCTGAGCTCTTACAAAAAGCTTGTGCGTATTGAGGATTGCTTTAGAGTAATGAAAAGCAATTTTTCAATAAGACCTATGTTTGTGCGAAATAAAGAGCATATTTCAGGACATATCACAATTTGTGTTATGGCTTTGATCTTATTGCGCATATTACAAATCAAGATTGAAGAAAGTGGCAATAAACTTAGTGTAGATGAAATAAGCAGTGCTTTAAGAAACGCCAATATAGTAGCTCATAGCTCTAATGGTATTGATGGATATTTTACTAATGCCCAATGTCACGACAACATTTATTCTATTGAAAACACAAAGATAGATCCTCTTGATCCTATGCTTACTCCTATTGATAGATATATTAATAAATTAAAAAATGGGCAAAGTCATATAGATATTATTCTGAAATCTGTCAATTTGGCTTCATTGATTGGAGCTATGAATGCAAAGGATGTAGCAAGAAGCCTAAAGGTTTTTGGTGGCTATGAACAACTAGTCGGTGCTGACAACTGCAAGATTCAATCTTATATGGCTCAGGCATAA
- a CDS encoding symmetrical bis(5'-nucleosyl)-tetraphosphatase: MATYCIGDVHGCYNELKELLCKIEFNVQKDYLIFTGDLIGRGPYPDKTLDLIMSFGDHATATLGNHDVNFLAVEAGIVKSRAKDNLEVLLNSQRRHEYVQYLCSLPFLHVDKQKQLAVCHAGLYPLWSFADAKRRAKELSAVLKDDVKRQILLLNMYGNTPEAYVPGMQGLALWRFTLNAFTRMRLCDAAGTLDFKNSAIAPSQVKDQGLYPWFDLGDIGRGKNKQYTVVFGHWAALGAKCQKEHVIALDTGCVWGDRLSAWRYDDDRIFSVKSVGYSEIKNA; this comes from the coding sequence ATGGCAACATATTGTATAGGCGACGTGCATGGCTGCTACAATGAGCTCAAAGAGCTATTGTGCAAAATAGAATTCAATGTTCAAAAAGACTATCTTATCTTTACCGGCGATCTTATAGGCCGTGGACCATATCCTGATAAAACACTCGATCTTATTATGTCATTTGGCGATCACGCCACTGCCACCCTGGGCAATCACGATGTAAACTTTCTTGCAGTAGAGGCAGGCATTGTCAAGTCGCGTGCTAAAGATAATCTTGAGGTTTTACTCAACTCACAGCGCCGTCATGAGTATGTACAGTATCTTTGCTCTCTGCCTTTTTTACATGTGGACAAGCAAAAGCAGCTTGCTGTATGTCATGCAGGCCTTTACCCTCTCTGGTCCTTTGCCGATGCTAAAAGACGCGCAAAGGAATTATCTGCTGTTTTAAAAGATGATGTAAAACGTCAGATCCTTTTACTTAATATGTATGGCAACACACCTGAGGCCTATGTTCCTGGTATGCAGGGTCTGGCGCTGTGGCGCTTTACTTTAAATGCCTTTACCCGCATGCGCCTTTGCGATGCGGCAGGTACTCTTGATTTTAAAAACTCGGCTATTGCCCCCTCACAGGTCAAAGATCAGGGGCTGTATCCATGGTTTGATCTGGGCGATATCGGTCGTGGCAAAAACAAGCAGTATACAGTTGTCTTTGGACACTGGGCGGCCCTTGGAGCTAAATGTCAAAAGGAGCATGTTATAGCTTTGGACACTGGTTGTGTCTGGGGCGACAGACTCTCTGCCTGGCGCTATGATGATGACAGGATCTTCTCGGTAAAATCTGTAGGCTATTCTGAGATTAAAAATGCATAA
- the cgtA gene encoding Obg family GTPase CgtA — protein sequence MKFVDEATIRVEAGDGGNGCVSFRREKYIPRGGPDGGDGGDGGHVYFKADNNLNTLVDYKFTKFYKAGRGENGSSADCTGARGEDIILKVPVGTRVSDVQTGEVLGDLRVEGEMLCVARGGRHGYGNTHFKSSTNRAPRQKTNGTPGEKRVLELELLLVADVGLLGMPNAGKSTFIRSVSAARPKVADYPFTTLIPNLGVVKSTDGKSFVIADVPGLIEGASDGAGLGHRFLRHLERCRVLLHLVDILPVDGSSPARNAQIIESELKEYAHDLYEKPRWLVLNKIDLVNEEEAKSVEQEVIDALEVKPERVFRISALNKSNINELIFAVQDLVDEIKQRELDALNTKADVARESEEFVWAEPTVKHAPPDVVDEDYEPEDDGPEFIYRN from the coding sequence GTGAAATTCGTAGATGAAGCCACAATCCGAGTAGAGGCTGGAGACGGCGGTAACGGCTGTGTCAGCTTTCGCCGTGAAAAATATATCCCACGCGGAGGCCCAGACGGTGGCGACGGTGGTGATGGCGGTCATGTCTATTTCAAGGCTGACAATAATTTAAATACACTTGTTGACTACAAATTCACCAAATTCTATAAGGCAGGACGTGGCGAAAACGGCTCATCTGCCGACTGCACAGGTGCCCGTGGCGAGGATATTATTCTCAAGGTTCCTGTAGGTACCCGTGTCTCTGATGTACAGACAGGTGAGGTGCTTGGCGATTTAAGAGTGGAAGGCGAGATGCTGTGTGTGGCACGTGGTGGCCGTCATGGCTATGGCAATACACATTTTAAAAGCTCAACCAACAGAGCTCCACGTCAGAAAACCAATGGCACTCCAGGCGAGAAGAGAGTACTTGAGCTAGAGTTGCTGCTTGTTGCCGATGTTGGTCTTTTAGGTATGCCAAATGCCGGCAAATCAACATTTATCAGATCAGTATCAGCTGCAAGACCTAAGGTTGCAGATTATCCTTTTACCACACTTATTCCAAATCTTGGTGTGGTCAAGAGCACTGATGGTAAAAGCTTTGTTATTGCCGATGTGCCAGGTCTGATTGAAGGTGCCTCAGATGGTGCCGGTCTTGGTCATCGTTTCCTGCGCCATTTAGAGCGCTGTCGAGTGCTTTTGCATCTTGTTGATATTCTGCCTGTAGATGGCTCATCTCCTGCAAGAAATGCTCAGATTATTGAGTCTGAATTAAAAGAATATGCTCATGATCTGTATGAAAAGCCACGCTGGCTGGTGCTTAACAAGATAGATCTTGTAAACGAAGAAGAGGCCAAGAGTGTAGAGCAGGAGGTTATTGATGCCCTTGAGGTTAAACCTGAGCGCGTCTTTAGAATCTCGGCTCTTAACAAGAGCAATATCAATGAGCTTATCTTTGCTGTGCAGGATCTTGTAGATGAGATTAAACAGCGTGAACTTGACGCTCTTAACACCAAGGCAGATGTGGCCAGAGAGTCAGAAGAGTTCGTGTGGGCTGAGCCTACAGTTAAGCATGCTCCACCTGATGTTGTTGATGAGGACTATGAGCCTGAAGATGACGGCCCTGAATTTATCTACAGGAACTAG
- the dnaG gene encoding DNA primase — translation MPLINKSFIADRLMPAIDIEKFISQYLPLKKSGAQSFTCCCPFHKEKSPSFTVTPSKGMFYCFGCKEHGTVLDFIMKYKNLNFVEAVQEAAQYAGLEVVYEEGGSIDKEQLGRFNLYYDLMDKCASFFTSCLYQNREALEYFAKKRGLSEETIVKSRLGFAPNSYENYFKVTTGDNEAYTKALVELGMLKLSEKNNQPFPMFRGRVIIPILDIKGRVISFGGRTLGDEKPKYLNTSESPIFKKRKELFGLYEVLKAHNNRPSRIVIVEGYMDVIALRQYGLDIAVASLGTATTENQLRLMFRYTSQVICLYDGDNAGRKAAEHAFETITPFIDATMDMRFAFLPAEHDPDSLVREGGADAVNAILDSSQSYPEFLIKSQQQRFNLSDPSQMAIFLNSCIEIIGRITDDVLCTICIRLLASTLNIEQSVLFSMLKQKSVQKQNNAYTRQESEVKKEDSRDLLNTPMRRLIAFILQQPMVVQTYYEKYRISEFVSLCSKAKVRGVGELEFYLSLIHRDNAVSTAAILESVRETKRERTVRALVDVLFIPKKSDGSELSIEDRAELFFKLIAQTLYGALSDRVESLKLMGNNISQKQLEEMFALNKIINRRYN, via the coding sequence ATGCCTCTTATAAATAAAAGTTTTATTGCAGACAGGCTGATGCCGGCCATTGATATAGAGAAATTTATCTCACAGTATCTGCCTTTGAAAAAATCAGGAGCTCAGTCATTTACCTGCTGCTGCCCTTTCCATAAAGAAAAGTCACCATCATTTACTGTAACCCCGTCAAAGGGCATGTTCTACTGCTTTGGCTGTAAAGAGCATGGAACTGTGCTTGATTTTATAATGAAATATAAGAATTTAAACTTTGTGGAGGCGGTGCAGGAGGCAGCACAGTATGCAGGTTTGGAAGTAGTGTATGAAGAGGGCGGCAGTATAGACAAAGAACAGCTTGGTCGCTTTAATCTTTATTATGATCTCATGGATAAATGCGCCTCATTCTTTACCTCATGTCTGTATCAGAACCGCGAGGCTCTTGAGTATTTTGCCAAAAAAAGAGGTCTTAGCGAGGAGACTATAGTCAAAAGCAGGCTCGGTTTTGCTCCAAATTCCTATGAAAACTACTTTAAAGTCACGACAGGGGATAATGAGGCCTATACTAAGGCACTTGTAGAGCTTGGCATGCTCAAGTTATCAGAGAAGAACAATCAGCCTTTTCCTATGTTCAGAGGCAGAGTCATAATACCTATACTTGATATAAAAGGCAGGGTTATAAGCTTTGGAGGCAGAACACTTGGCGATGAAAAGCCAAAATATCTTAATACATCTGAAAGCCCAATCTTTAAAAAGAGAAAAGAGCTCTTTGGCCTGTATGAGGTGCTAAAGGCCCACAACAACAGACCATCACGTATAGTCATAGTCGAGGGCTATATGGATGTTATTGCCCTAAGACAGTATGGCCTTGATATTGCTGTAGCCTCACTTGGTACAGCCACTACAGAAAATCAGCTAAGACTGATGTTTCGCTACACTTCACAGGTTATATGTCTGTATGATGGTGACAATGCAGGACGCAAGGCTGCAGAGCATGCCTTTGAAACTATTACGCCTTTTATTGATGCCACTATGGATATGCGCTTTGCCTTTTTGCCTGCAGAACATGATCCTGACTCATTAGTCAGAGAAGGCGGAGCTGATGCTGTTAATGCCATTTTAGACAGCTCGCAGTCCTATCCTGAATTTTTAATCAAAAGTCAGCAGCAAAGATTTAATCTAAGCGATCCTTCGCAGATGGCGATTTTTCTAAACTCATGTATTGAGATTATTGGCAGAATTACAGATGATGTATTGTGCACTATCTGTATCAGACTTTTAGCCTCAACCCTTAATATTGAGCAGAGCGTGCTCTTTTCTATGTTAAAGCAGAAAAGTGTCCAGAAGCAGAATAATGCTTATACAAGGCAGGAGAGTGAAGTTAAAAAGGAGGATAGCAGGGATTTGCTCAACACTCCTATGCGCCGTCTTATTGCTTTTATTCTGCAGCAGCCTATGGTGGTACAGACTTATTATGAAAAATATCGTATCAGTGAGTTTGTATCCTTGTGCTCTAAGGCTAAAGTCAGAGGAGTAGGTGAGCTTGAATTTTATCTTTCATTAATTCACAGGGATAATGCTGTAAGTACGGCAGCCATTCTTGAGAGTGTCAGAGAGACAAAACGTGAAAGAACAGTAAGAGCTTTAGTTGATGTGTTATTTATACCTAAAAAATCAGATGGCTCTGAATTATCAATTGAAGACAGAGCCGAGCTGTTTTTCAAGCTTATTGCTCAGACTCTCTATGGGGCATTATCTGACAGAGTTGAGAGTTTAAAGCTTATGGGCAATAACATAAGTCAAAAGCAGTTAGAGGAGATGTTTGCACTAAACAAGATTATTAACAGGCGCTACAATTAG